The Rhododendron vialii isolate Sample 1 chromosome 5a, ASM3025357v1 genome contains a region encoding:
- the LOC131326642 gene encoding uncharacterized protein LOC131326642 isoform X2, with translation MTNRLGHTLQQRIPVLAGVFACPFPSKFLVTCAIDFAPQLSRTLKNRTSGRGTPRRLVLGIGAALWGQFMSMAGNSGSKSFLASARQKGAVEQVLKNVEWPEQFPFKEEDFQRFDESPDTLFYESPRFVTHIDDPAIAALTKYYSGVFPPSNTPGVAILDMCSSWVSHFPAGYKQDRIVGMGLNEEELKRNPVLTNYVVQDLNINPKLPFEDNSFDVITNVVSVDYLTKPLDVFKEMRRILKPGGLVIMRLWIYPPTLDVQIQCTLCTLESWLQPEAQNVALHIFQSSGYFLS, from the exons ATGACCAATCGATTGGGTCATACACTGCAGCAGAGGATACCCGTTTTGGCTGGTGTATTTGCGTGCCCTTTTCCCTCAAAATTTTTAGTCACTTGCGCAATTGATTTTGCCCCTCAACTTTCCAGAACACTGAAGAATCGAACCAGTGGACGTGGGACACCTCGGCGACTGGTTTTGGGCATTGGGGCTGCTCTTTGGGGTCAGTTCATGAGCATGGCTGGTAATAGTGGCAGCAAATCTTTCCTTGCTTCGGCTAGGCAAAAGGGTGCCGTTGAACAG GTATTGAAGAATGTGGAATGGCCGGAGCAATTTCCATTCAAGGAAGAGGATTTCCAACGCTTTGATGA GTCGCCAGATACGTTATTTTATGAATCCCCACGCTTTGTCACACACATTGATGATCCAGCCATTGCTGCTCTTACAAAGTACTATTCAGGGGTTTTCCCTCCTAGTAACACTCCTGGGGTAGCTATCCTTGACATGTGTAGCAGTTGG GTCAGTCATTTCCCTGCAGGATATAAGCAGGATCGAATTGTAGGGATGGGTTTGAATGAAGAGGAGCTCAAGCGGAATCCG GTTTTGACCAATTATGTTGTTCAAGACTTGAATATTAACCCTAAGCTTCCATTTGAAGATAATTCCTTCGATGTTATTACAAATGTG GTTAGTGTTGACTACCTGACAAAGCCTCTTGATGTTTTCAAGGAGATGCGGCGGATTCTCAAGCCCGGTGGCCTTGTTATAATGAG GCTGTGGATATATCCCCCAACCCTGGACGTTCAGATCCAATGTACATTGTGTACTCTAGAAAGTTGGCTACAGCCTGAAGCACAAAACGTAGCCCTCCATATTTTTCAGAGCAGTGGATACTTCTTGTCATAA
- the LOC131326642 gene encoding uncharacterized protein LOC131326642 isoform X1 encodes MTNRLGHTLQQRIPVLAGVFACPFPSKFLVTCAIDFAPQLSRTLKNRTSGRGTPRRLVLGIGAALWGQFMSMAGNSGSKSFLASARQKGAVEQVLKNVEWPEQFPFKEEDFQRFDESPDTLFYESPRFVTHIDDPAIAALTKYYSGVFPPSNTPGVAILDMCSSWVSHFPAGYKQDRIVGMGLNEEELKRNPVLTNYVVQDLNINPKLPFEDNSFDVITNVVSVDYLTKPLDVFKEMRRILKPGGLVIMSFSNRCFWTKAISVWTSTGDADHAMIVGSYFHYAGGFEPPQAVDISPNPGRSDPMYIVYSRKLATA; translated from the exons ATGACCAATCGATTGGGTCATACACTGCAGCAGAGGATACCCGTTTTGGCTGGTGTATTTGCGTGCCCTTTTCCCTCAAAATTTTTAGTCACTTGCGCAATTGATTTTGCCCCTCAACTTTCCAGAACACTGAAGAATCGAACCAGTGGACGTGGGACACCTCGGCGACTGGTTTTGGGCATTGGGGCTGCTCTTTGGGGTCAGTTCATGAGCATGGCTGGTAATAGTGGCAGCAAATCTTTCCTTGCTTCGGCTAGGCAAAAGGGTGCCGTTGAACAG GTATTGAAGAATGTGGAATGGCCGGAGCAATTTCCATTCAAGGAAGAGGATTTCCAACGCTTTGATGA GTCGCCAGATACGTTATTTTATGAATCCCCACGCTTTGTCACACACATTGATGATCCAGCCATTGCTGCTCTTACAAAGTACTATTCAGGGGTTTTCCCTCCTAGTAACACTCCTGGGGTAGCTATCCTTGACATGTGTAGCAGTTGG GTCAGTCATTTCCCTGCAGGATATAAGCAGGATCGAATTGTAGGGATGGGTTTGAATGAAGAGGAGCTCAAGCGGAATCCG GTTTTGACCAATTATGTTGTTCAAGACTTGAATATTAACCCTAAGCTTCCATTTGAAGATAATTCCTTCGATGTTATTACAAATGTG GTTAGTGTTGACTACCTGACAAAGCCTCTTGATGTTTTCAAGGAGATGCGGCGGATTCTCAAGCCCGGTGGCCTTGTTATAATGAG TTTCTCCAACCGTTGCTTCTGGACTAAGGCAATCTCAGTGTGGACATCAACTGGTGATGCTGATCATGCTATGATTGTTGGGTCATACTTCCATTATGCAGGAGGTTTTGAACCTCCTCAG GCTGTGGATATATCCCCCAACCCTGGACGTTCAGATCCAATGTACATTGTGTACTCTAGAAAGTTGGCTACAGCCTGA
- the LOC131326645 gene encoding transcription factor MYBS3-like, translating to MGRKCSHCGNIGHNSRTCTNYRGGGVGGLRLFGVQLDMSSSSSTPPSSIAMKKSFSMDCFLSSSLASSPSPSSSLSSSRISLNENCDKASLGYLSDGPQERKKGVPWTEEEHRTFLSGLEKLGKGDWRGISRNFVTTRTPTQVASHAQKYFLRQASLHKKKRRSSLFDMVGSSKIEAEQQVNNSDATPSEPPLPHTIQNDQENDYSSLQLSSSHHQGVPFWLFGSSPNSQRTQCVSSNPVPDLELSLAAPRPSDQATSSSSPRLIRPIGVI from the exons ATGGGCagaaagtgctcacattgtggAAACATAGGTCACAACTCAAGGACTTGCACCAATTACAGAGGCGGTGGTGTTGGTGGGCTAAGGCTTTTTGGAGTTCAACTTGACatgtcttcttcctcttctactCCTCCATCTTCCATAGCCATGAAGAAGAGTTTCAGCATGGATTGCTTCTTGTCTTCTTCTCTAGCCTCGTCGCCATCGCCTTCGTCTTCGTTATCTTCGTCGCGGATTTCCCTCAATGAAAATTGTGACAAGGCTTCTCTTGGCTATCTTTCTGATGGCCCCCAGGAGAGGAAGAAGG GAGTCCCATGGACAGAGGAGGAGCACCGGACGTTTCTGTCCGGACTAGAGAAGCTCGGAAAAGGCGATTGGAGGGGAATTTCCAGAAACTTTGTTACCACCAGGACTCCAACCCAAGTTGCCAGCCATGCTCAAAAGTACTTCCTCCGGCAGGCAAGCCTCCACAAGAAGAAACGGCGTTCAAGCCTCTTTGACATG GTTGGAAGTAGCAAAATAGAAGCTGAACAGCAAGTTAACAACTCAGATGCCACTCCAAGTGAACCTCCTCTTCCACATACCATACAAAACGATCAAGAAAATGACTACAGCTCCCTGCAGCTATCATCTTCTCATCACCAGGGAGTTCCCTTTTGGCTATTTGGATCATCACCTAATTCGCAGCGAACACAGTGCGTTTCTTCGAATCCCGTTCCAGATTTGGAGCTCTCGCTCGCGGCTCCAAGGCCGAGCGATCAAGCCACATCGTCATCGAGTCCACGTCTAATAAGACCGATCGGCGTTATCTGA
- the LOC131326641 gene encoding probable acyl-[acyl-carrier-protein]--UDP-N-acetylglucosamine O-acyltransferase, mitochondrial isoform X1, translated as MSSSSLLHSRRPLFSALRTLSLRHFSTSLPRILVEDKDNATPEKSPSFIHPAAIVHPGAVIGQGVSIGPFCTVGSSAKLGNACQLYPGSHIFGNTELGDQCVLMTGAVVGDDLPGRTVIGCNNVIGHHCVVGIKCQDMKYKSGDGCFLEIGDNNEIREHTSIHRSSKPREKTVIGDNNLVMGSCHIAHDCKVGSNNILANNTLLAGHVVVEDYAHTAGATVVHQFCHIGSFSFIGGGSVVSQDVPKYMMVSGERADLRGLNLEGLRRRGFSDSEIRSLRIAYRKIFMPTDVNSGGIENRLTEVEQNEELAYVPAVCSMVQSIRDSFAEDRRGICRFRSWSGS; from the exons ATGTCGTCGTCGTCACTCCTCCACAGTCGAAGACCACTCTTCTCTGCCCTCAGAACCCTCTCTCTCCGGCATTTCTCCACTTCACttcctc GTATTTTGGTGGAGGACAAAGACAATGCTACACCTGAAAAAAGCCCTAGCTTTATTCATCCCGCCGCAATCGTTCATCCAGGTGCCGTCATAGGTCAG GGTGTTTCAATTGGCCCCTTTTGTACAGTTGGATCTTCTGCAAAGTTGGGTAATGCTTGCCAACTATATCCAGGGAGCcatatttttggaaatacaGAACTTGGGGATCAATGTGTCTTGATGAC TGGTGCTGTGGTTGGGGATGATCTTCCTGGGCGTACAGTCATTGGATGCAATAATGTTATAGGGCATCATTGTGTGGTTGGTATTAAATGCCAAGACATGAAGTACAAG TCAGGGGATGGATGTTTTCTAGAGATTGGTGACAACAACGAGATAAGGGAGCATACCTCTATCCATCGATCTTCAAAGCCACGTGAGAAAACT GTCATTGGTGATAACAATCTGGTTATGGGGTCTTGTCATATTGCCCATGACTGCAAAGTGGGAAGCAACAACATTTTGGCGAATAATACTCTTCTAGCAGGCcatgtggtggtggag GACTATGCTCACACTGCAGGGGCCACTGTTGTTCATCAATTTTGCCATATTGGctctttttctttcattggTGGTGGTTCagtg GTTTCACAAGATGTCCCAAAATACATGATGGTGTCCGGAGAAAGGGCTGATCTCCGTGGTTTAAATTTGGAAGGTCTTCGACGGCGTGGATTTTCGGATTCTGAG ATCAGGAGCCTGAGAATAGCTTACAGAAAGATATTCATGCCTACCGATGTGAATTCTGGTGGTATCGAGAACCGTCTCACGGAAGTG GAGCAGAATGAAGAACTTGCATATGTTCCTGCTGTGTGTTCAATGGTTCAGTCCATTCGCGATTCTTTTGCTGAAGATCGTCGTGGAATTTGCAGGTTTCGATCTTGGAGTGGTTCGTAG
- the LOC131326641 gene encoding probable acyl-[acyl-carrier-protein]--UDP-N-acetylglucosamine O-acyltransferase, mitochondrial isoform X2: protein MSSSSLLHSRRPLFSALRTLSLRHFSTSLPRILVEDKDNATPEKSPSFIHPAAIVHPGAVIGQGVSIGPFCTVGSSAKLGNACQLYPGSHIFGNTELGDQCVLMTGAVVGDDLPGRTVIGCNNVIGHHCVVGIKCQDMKYKSGDGCFLEIGDNNEIREHTSIHRSSKPREKTVIGDNNLVMGSCHIAHDCKVGSNNILANNTLLAGHVVVEDYAHTAGATVVHQFCHIGSFSFIGGGSVVSQDVPKYMMVSGERADLRGLNLEGLRRRGFSDSEVFISCNSSCASSNMNSF from the exons ATGTCGTCGTCGTCACTCCTCCACAGTCGAAGACCACTCTTCTCTGCCCTCAGAACCCTCTCTCTCCGGCATTTCTCCACTTCACttcctc GTATTTTGGTGGAGGACAAAGACAATGCTACACCTGAAAAAAGCCCTAGCTTTATTCATCCCGCCGCAATCGTTCATCCAGGTGCCGTCATAGGTCAG GGTGTTTCAATTGGCCCCTTTTGTACAGTTGGATCTTCTGCAAAGTTGGGTAATGCTTGCCAACTATATCCAGGGAGCcatatttttggaaatacaGAACTTGGGGATCAATGTGTCTTGATGAC TGGTGCTGTGGTTGGGGATGATCTTCCTGGGCGTACAGTCATTGGATGCAATAATGTTATAGGGCATCATTGTGTGGTTGGTATTAAATGCCAAGACATGAAGTACAAG TCAGGGGATGGATGTTTTCTAGAGATTGGTGACAACAACGAGATAAGGGAGCATACCTCTATCCATCGATCTTCAAAGCCACGTGAGAAAACT GTCATTGGTGATAACAATCTGGTTATGGGGTCTTGTCATATTGCCCATGACTGCAAAGTGGGAAGCAACAACATTTTGGCGAATAATACTCTTCTAGCAGGCcatgtggtggtggag GACTATGCTCACACTGCAGGGGCCACTGTTGTTCATCAATTTTGCCATATTGGctctttttctttcattggTGGTGGTTCagtg GTTTCACAAGATGTCCCAAAATACATGATGGTGTCCGGAGAAAGGGCTGATCTCCGTGGTTTAAATTTGGAAGGTCTTCGACGGCGTGGATTTTCGGATTCTGAG GTTTTCATTTCATGTAACTCATCTTGTGCAAGTTCTAATATGAATTCCTTTTAA
- the LOC131326636 gene encoding inactive protein kinase SELMODRAFT_444075-like — protein MNKQEKGSRKEGLNVDQKVVIVAVKASKEIPRDTLVWALTHVAQPGVCVKLLVVIPDESSNKLWGFRRFTSECAGGLLKNLPGTMSDKKDYITDSCIRLMRQLRDVYDSDKTKVRVKIVSASHCGVVASEAKRAHTSWIVFDKRLTEEVEPCMEQLDCNVVVIKRSGPKVLRLNLVGSPKTQSDVAILRPVSVAAAERVNDNYDPWNVIKVPKLTPASSPEHTLFTSTTTDVGASSLSSLDPATSPYFFSGMNWDIKQNFLFNDENPSLDKFDPDKEREELSSPSTSLYSHSWIADIVSSASEFPNPLAKHSQRPNAKGPTSFMSDALVGLELDQDLEIRTLSYRLDLNRSVREVILPSKNAPPEPPPLCSICQHKGPEFGKPPKWFTYMELEQATRGFSQANFLAEGGFGSVHRGVLPDGRVIAVKQYKLASSQGDREFCSEVEVLSCAQHRNVVMLIGFCVEDQRRLLVYEYICNGSLDSHLYGCNRDPLEWSARQKIAVGAARGLRYLHEECRVGCIVHRDLRPNNILLTHDFEPLVGDFGLARWQPDGDLGVETRVMGTFGYLAPEYPQTGQITEKADVYSFGVVLVELVTGRKAMDVNRPKGQQCLTEWARPLLEKNEIHEMIDPHLGNCYSEKEVQSMLRCASLCIRRDPDLRPRMCQVLRLLEGDVLMNQDVATVG, from the exons ATGAATAAGCAAGAAAAGGGTAGTAGAAAGGAGGGTTTGAATGTGGATCAGAAAGTTGTGATTGTTGCTGTCAAAGCATCTAAGGAAATCCCCAGAGACACCTTGGTTTGGGCTTTGACTCATGTTGCTCAACCTGGGGTCTGCGTTAAGCTGCTTGTTGTCATCCCTGATGAAAGCTCAA ATAAGTTGTGGGGTTTTCGAAGATTTACCAGTGAATGCGCTGGTGGTCTTTTGAAAAATCTACCAGGAACTATGTCTGATAAGAAAGACTATATCACAGATTCGTGCATCCGATTGATGCGTCAACTTCGTGATGTTTATGATTCTGATAAG ACAAAGGTCAGGGTAAAAATTGTTTCTGCTTCACATTGTGGAGTAGTGGCATCTGAAGCCAAGAGAGCTCATACTAGCTGGATTGTATTCGACAA ACGACTGACAGAAGAGGTCGAACCCTGCATGGAACAGCTTGATTGCAATGTTGTTGTGATAAAACGGTCTGGACCAAAAGTGCTCCGCTTGAATTTGGTAGGATCACCTAAAACACAATCTGATGTTGCCATACTGCGACCTGTGTCAGTAGCAGCGGCAGAGCGTGTAAATGACAACTATGACCCTTGGAATGTCATCAAAGTGCCAAAGCTGACTCCGGCAAGCAGTCCAGAGCATACATTATTCACTAGCACTACCACTGATGTTGGGGCATCATCACTCTCAAGCTTAGACCCAGCGACCTCTCCATACTTTTTCTCTGGAATGAATTGGGATATAAAGCAAAACTTTTTATTTAATGACGAAAACCCTAGTCTTGATAAGTTTGACCCTGATAAAGAGAGGGAAGAGTTGAGTTCCCCTTCGACAAGTTTATATTCCCATTCCTGGATAGCAGATATTGTCAGCTCTGCTAGTGAATTTCCTAACCCTCTGGCAAAACATTCACAAAGACCCAATGCAAAAGGTCCGACTTCTTTCATGTCTGACGCATTGGTGGGATTGGAACTTGATCAAGACCTTGAAATCAGGACGCTCAGTTAcaggcttgatttgaacagaaGTGTGAGAGAAGTGATATTACCATCAAAAAATGCACCTCCTGAACCCCCACCATTGTGTTCAATATGTCAGCACAAAGGGCCCGAATTTGGAAAACCTCCTAAGTGGTTCACCTATATGGAACTTGAACAAGCCACAAGGGGATTCTCTCAAGCTAATTTCTTGGCTGAAGGTGGGTTTGGTTCTGTGCACCGTGGGGTTTTGCCAGATGGCCGGGTCATCGCTGTCAAGCAATATAAATTGGCTAGTTCTCAGGGTGATCGTGAATTTTGCTCAGAAGTGGAGGTCCTAAGTTGTGCGCAGCATCGTAATGTTGTCATGCTGATTGGATTCTGTGTGGAGGATCAAAGGAGATTGCTTGTTTACGAGTATATTTGCAATGGATCTTTGGATTCCCATCTTTATG GATGTAATCGAGATCCACTAGAATGGTCTGCACGCCAGAAGATCGCAGTTGGAGCTGCACGAGGGTTGAGATACCTTCATGAAGAATGTAGGGTAGGTTGCATTGTCCATCGTGATTTGCGCCCAAACAATATCCTCCTCACTCATGATTTTGAACCCTTG GTTGGTGATTTTGGGCTTGCAAGGTGGCAGCCAGATGGAGATTTGGGTGTCGAAACAAGAGTAATGGGAACGTTTGG GTACTTGGCTCCAGAATATCCTCAAACTGGCCAAATCACTGAAAAGGCTGATGTCTATTCCTTCGGAGTAGTGTTGGTGGAGCTTGTCACTGGGCGGAAGGCTATGGATGTCAACCGCCCCAAGGGCCAGCAGTGCCTAACTGAATGG GCACGGCCTTTACTAGAAAAAAACGAAATTCATGAGATGATTGATCCACACTTGGGGAATTGCTACTCAGAGAAAGAGGTTCAGTCTATGCTACGCTGTGCTTCCTTGTGCATACGTCGGGATCCTGATTTAAGGCCTCGCATGTGTCAG GTGCTCCGATTGTTGGAGGGTGATGTTCTCATGAACCAAGACGTAGCAACAGTTGGATAG